The stretch of DNA GGCCATCTGCAACCCCGACAAGCTAGGTGACCTGCGGGCAGCCCTGGCTGGGCTTGACCCCATGCCCCAAATTTTGGCTGGGGACGATGGGGTGGTAGAAGTGGCTCGCTACGGCGATGCCGAGGCCGTGGTGACCGGGATCGTTGGCTGCGCCGGGCTGCTGCCCACCCTGGCCGCGATCGAGGCGGGCAAGGACATTGCCCTGGCCAACAAAGAGACCCTGATTGCGGGTGGTCCTGCCGTGCTGCCCCTGGTCGAGAAGCACGGCGTCAAGCTACTGCCTGCCGATTCCGAGCACTCGGCCATTTTTCAGTGTTTGCAGGGGGTACCTGCGGGTGGGCTGCGGCGCATTTTGCTGACCGCCTCGGGGGGTGCCTTCCGCGACTGGCCCACCGAACGGCTAGCCCAGGTGACGGTGGCCGATGCCCTCAAGCACCCCAACTGGTCCATGGGCCGCAAGATCACCGTTGACTCCGCCACGCTGATGAACAAGGGACTGGAGGTTATCGAGGCCCACTATCTATTCGGCATGGACTACGACAACATCGACATCGTTATCCATCCCCAGAGCATTATTCACTCGCTGATCGAGCTGCAGGATACCTCGGTGCTGGCCCAACTGGGCTGGCCCGACATGCGTTTGCCCCTGCTCTATGCCCTCTCCTGGCCCGATCGCATCTACACCGACTGGGAGCCGCTGGACCTGGTCAAGGCGGGTGACCTCACCTTCCGCGAGCCCGACCACGCCAAGTACCCCTGCATGGACCTGGCCTACGCCGCCGGACGAGCCGGGGGCACCATGACCGCAGTGCTCAACGCCGCCAATGAGCAGGCCGTGGCGCTGTTTTTAGACGAAAAGATTCACTTTTTGGAGATTCCCAAGGTGATTGAGGGGGTGTGCGATCGCCACCGCTCTCACAATGTGGTTCAGCCTGGGCTGGCCGATATTCTGGCCGCCGACCAGTGGGCCAGGGCTGAGGTGCTCAGCGTCAGCCAGAGCCTGGCCCTGGCCAACTTTGTTTCGCTGGGGTAGGCATCGTGGAACTGCTGATTGTCCTGGGGGCGATTGTCGTCGTGGTGGTGGTGTTTGGCTGGCTGTTTAAGCTGGTCAGAAACACCATTCAAACGGTGCTGCTGGTCGCCTTTTTGCTACTGGCACTGTATTTTCTGTTTGGCATTGGCCCCGGTGTTGTGTGGGAGCAGATCCGGGCCTGGCTTGGGGGCTGGTGGGAGAGTAGGTAGTGGCTAGGGCCGAGGCACCAGGGCCAGGCTGACGACCTGCCAGGGGGTGACCATAGCGGGTAGCGGGTTGTCCTGGTGCTGCTCCAGCAGATCGACCGGACCAAGCATGTGGACGGGCAGAATGCCGCCCAGGGAGAGGGAGGCGCTGGTGCCGTTGCTCTCGTAGAGGCGCAGAATATAGCGATCGTCCCGGTCTTCTGACTGCTTCAGGGCGGCCAGCACCAGGGAACTGTCGCCCAAATTGAGCCAGCTAGCGGCTGTGGGACCTGACGATGGTGTAGCGGTCGAGCCAGCTAAACAAGCCTGAATCGGGATGTTGAAACTGCGGGCCGCCTGAACGGTTTTGGCCTGGGGCCAGCCCTGGGCGTGGGGGTAGATGGCGTAGCTGAAGGTCTGGAGGCCGCGATCGCAGCCCGGATCGGGCCAGACGGGCGCTTTCAGCAGGGTCAGCCGCAGCTGGCTGGGGGTGGCATCAAACCCGTGCTTGTAGTCGGTGAGAAGACTCACGCCCCGCTCACCATCACTCAGATCGGCCCAGCGCAGGGCGGGCACCTCCCACTTGGCGGCGTCCTGGGGGGTGAGGGGGGCGGTGGCGCGGGCGATCGCGCCAAAGGGCATCTCGTAGGTGGCCTCGGCCGCAGTCACCGTCAGCGGAAAGGCCGCTTTTAGCACCACCTGGGTCTCCTGCCAATCGACCTGGGTGTGGACCGCCAGTGCTGGCGACCCAACATCCAGGCTGTAGTCCTGGGTGATGGTGGACTGATTGAAGGTCTGAACTACACGCAGGGTTTGCCGCACCGGACCGTGCTCCACCCAGTAGATCTGCTTGAGGCGAAAGTTCTCCAGGGGATGGTCCTGGTAGTCGGGGGCGATGTTCCAGGCATCCCAGTACTGGCCCTGGTCCTTAAACACCTGGAGCTGATTTCCACAGCCGTGGAAGGTTTCGGTACCCGTGGGCTTATGAAGCAAACTGGCGATGGCCCCAGTCGAAGGATCAATTCTGGCCCACAGGTACTCGTTCTCCAGCACCCAATCGTCGGGCCGGGCCGTGGGCCCTGGACCCTCCGCAGGCACGAGCCAGATCAGTCGGTAACCCACCGAGGGTATGGCGGGAACGTCAATCAGCAGGGACGGCGACCCATTCGAGCCTGGTTGGATCAGCAGCGGCAGGCCATCGGCATCCTGGGCCTGCCAGGGGGACTGGGCCAGGGCAGGGGAAAGGGCGATCGCCACCACCTCCCGCCGCTCCCAGCTCAGCGGGTTGAACAGCACCACGGGCACGGCGTCTGGGTGGGGGGGCGAGGGGACAGGGCAGCGCTGGGCCAGGACGGCGAGGGAAGCTTGCAGAACGCGATCGCCCGTCGCCAGCGCCGCCGCCCACTCCTCGTTGGCCTGCTCAAACACTTCAGGAATCGAGGAGCCCGGCAAAATATCGTGGAACTGGTTAAACAGCACCCGCTTCCAGGCCGCCTCTAGTTCGGCCTGGGGGTAGGGCTGCAGGCCATAGATTGCGGCGATCGCGGCAAACAGCTCGGCCTGAAACAGGATGTCTTCGCAGCGGCGGTTGTACTGTTTCTGGTCGCCGTGGGTGGTGTAGCAGCCCCGGTGGAGTTCGAGGTAGAGTTCGTCGCGCCAGAGGGGTAGAGGGGTGGGTGAGAGGGAGGGTGGGAGGGTGGGAGGGTGGATGGGGGGATGGGGGGAT from Leptolyngbya sp. KIOST-1 encodes:
- the dxr gene encoding 1-deoxy-D-xylulose-5-phosphate reductoisomerase, with product MKAITLLGSTGSIGTQTLDILEHHPDQFRLVGIAAGNNVDLLAQQVRQFKPEVVAICNPDKLGDLRAALAGLDPMPQILAGDDGVVEVARYGDAEAVVTGIVGCAGLLPTLAAIEAGKDIALANKETLIAGGPAVLPLVEKHGVKLLPADSEHSAIFQCLQGVPAGGLRRILLTASGGAFRDWPTERLAQVTVADALKHPNWSMGRKITVDSATLMNKGLEVIEAHYLFGMDYDNIDIVIHPQSIIHSLIELQDTSVLAQLGWPDMRLPLLYALSWPDRIYTDWEPLDLVKAGDLTFREPDHAKYPCMDLAYAAGRAGGTMTAVLNAANEQAVALFLDEKIHFLEIPKVIEGVCDRHRSHNVVQPGLADILAADQWARAEVLSVSQSLALANFVSLG
- a CDS encoding alpha-mannosidase encodes the protein MPPATVCPTPPQAILTILDRLRTLSQKDVRSTWHGSLGASAGPSSPSADHWSTWPLAALDDRGYVVWPKGQVPLWLHQRLTWPTDLNGYPLEGLTARLALRWWAHQADIFINGELVQSGDIFNCWTRIVLTDCVVPGEGVDVSLRLLSPGHDQGALVQAQLVFETVEGTCPEPGFVADELAVLATYLAQFKPEKLDSVARALSGIDWTPIDKSATHADAEADSVRQETRDCALHMLSLAETRRDRDCALHTLRDRFHQSLLALRTALAQFSPWLKQRRVHCLGHAHLDLAWLWPVADTWDAAEATFRSVLALQNDFPELTFTHSSPALFAWLEEHRPDLFAAIQQQVKAGRWAIDAGLWVEPDLNLPGGEAIARQILYGQRYCAEKFGAISAIAWLPDTFGFCWQLPQLLTQGGIRYFATQKLRWNDTNPFPHDLFTWQGPDGSEITAVTLPPIGTDIDPVPMAQYACQWESNTGCTDALWLPGVGDHGGGPTRDMLLKARRWASSPFFPSLTFDHAAPLFDALTHPSANRDATPPKATISLSPSPHPPIPPPSHLSPHPPIHPPTLPPSLSPTPLPLWRDELYLELHRGCYTTHGDQKQYNRRCEDILFQAELFAAIAAIYGLQPYPQAELEAAWKRVLFNQFHDILPGSSIPEVFEQANEEWAAALATGDRVLQASLAVLAQRCPVPSPPHPDAVPVVLFNPLSWERREVVAIALSPALAQSPWQAQDADGLPLLIQPGSNGSPSLLIDVPAIPSVGYRLIWLVPAEGPGPTARPDDWVLENEYLWARIDPSTGAIASLLHKPTGTETFHGCGNQLQVFKDQGQYWDAWNIAPDYQDHPLENFRLKQIYWVEHGPVRQTLRVVQTFNQSTITQDYSLDVGSPALAVHTQVDWQETQVVLKAAFPLTVTAAEATYEMPFGAIARATAPLTPQDAAKWEVPALRWADLSDGERGVSLLTDYKHGFDATPSQLRLTLLKAPVWPDPGCDRGLQTFSYAIYPHAQGWPQAKTVQAARSFNIPIQACLAGSTATPSSGPTAASWLNLGDSSLVLAALKQSEDRDDRYILRLYESNGTSASLSLGGILPVHMLGPVDLLEQHQDNPLPAMVTPWQVVSLALVPRP